The Salvelinus namaycush isolate Seneca unplaced genomic scaffold, SaNama_1.0 Scaffold3689, whole genome shotgun sequence DNA segment ggttagaggaggcaggtagcctggtggttagaggaggcaggtagcctggtggttagaggaggcaggtagcctggtggttagaggaggcaggtagcctggtggttagaggaggcaggtagcctagtggttagaggaggcaggtagcctggtggttagaggaggcaggtagcctggtggttagaggaggcaggtagcctggtggttagaggaggcaggtagcctggtggttagaggaggcaggtagcctggtggttagaggaggcaggtagcctggtggttagaggaggcaggtagcctggtggttagaggaggcaggtagcctggtggttagaggaggcaggtagcctggtggttagaggaggcaggtagcctagtggttagaggaggcaggtagcctagtggttagaggaggcaggtagcctagtggttagaggaggcaggtagcctagtggttagaggaggcaggtagcctagtggttagaggaggcaggtagcctagtggttagaggaggcaggtagcctagtggttagaggaggcaggtagcctagtggttagaggaggcaggtagcctagtggttagaggaggcaggtagcctagtggttagaggaggcaggtagcctagtggttagaggaggcaggtagcctagtggttagaggaggcaggtagcctagtggttagaggaggcaggtagcctcgtggttagagcgttggactagtaaccgaaaggttgctagattgaaacCCTGAGTTGaccaggtaaaaatctgtcgttctgcccctgaacaaggcagttaacccactgttcctaggctgtcattgtaaataacaatttgttcttaactgacttgcctagttaaataaaaaaaatatgccgtttccagctacaatagtcatttacgacattaacaaagtctacaccttatttctgatcaatttgatgttattttaatggaccatttTTTTTGCTtatcttttaaaaacaaggacatttctaagtgaccccaaacgtttgaaaggtggtgtgtatatatatatatataaaaacagccCTGCCTACCTGTGACACACGTTGATGATGTCACGGGTGCGGAGGTGCTGCTCCTCCACCTTGCCTGCTAGGTAGACGCAGCTCATAGCCACCAGGTAGGGCTCATACACCGTCACACTGACACACTGGAAGAACCGGTGGTACAACACACACGCTGTCGCCACGGGCACCGAACGCATGCCCAACTTCACACCtagcgagagagcgagacaaagTGTTATGGGTCGGGGTGGTAGAGGCTTTTTCACCAGCCAAGCCTCGACACCTTATTCTACTAATAAAGGCCGTATTTAAAATGATGATATACTCAGATGTGTTAGCACTTGTCTGGAGCAAAAGTCTGCACCCACACCGGCCCAGGCAGGGTGAGACTGACCCCCCATAGTGAATATGGGTTGGAGTTCTGTTTCGGTACTGTACCCGTTTCCATGATGAACCGACACACACGGAAGTGGGTTTTAATCTCCCGTGTGGAGTCCGTATCAGTGTCCAAGGCTGGAGCACCCCTCTTCCCCCCCGGTGTACCGTCCAGCCGCGAGACGGCCTCCATGGAACCGGGTGTAATGAACCTGGCCATCTCTagaatagctagctaacgttagctattagctAAACAGTTCTTTGCCCTGTACAGAATGGAGAATGTTACACTAACATTGACTATAGTAGTTAACAAGACGCATTAACTAGTTTATCTGGTTTCTTTCCAGCTTGTCTGCTACTAATTGGGGCTAATCATAGCCAATTGAAATGATTATCTGGGCTACCAACACGCTGGCTAGTCTCTCACTTCCGCACACAATAATATCAAAGACCGAATTGAAACGTGCTACAGCTATGCCAGCAGCAAAAACGACTTGTGTATGTTAATGAAGAAACCTCCAAACTAAAAGCCCAAATTTCGAAATATTGCAATGTGGATAATTTATTCAAAATATATGGAATTTTAATCAGTGGCCACTTCTACTTTTATTGTGCCAACAAGAAAAGGAAAGGTGAATAATTTAtgaaaacaaatgaaaatatggTTGATATTTTCTTTTTACCAATAATGAAAGAATACAATGTTGACACTGGTATATTGAGAATACTGGGCTGTAGAGACGTTTCTACCGGTGGGGTGTAGAATATTCAGTAGGGTCTTTACTAACCAAATATGGTTCGTTTTGAAGGGGGACTGTGTCATTActttctttttttacatttatttaactaggcaagtcagttaagaacaaattctaaatttacaatgacggtctaccccggccaaaccctcccctaactcggatgacgctgggcccattgtgcgccgccctattggacaTACATACCCAGCAGCACTTTGTTCCCCAGCCCGCCATAGTCCCCAATGCAATACACTGTAATAGACTGTACATGGAAACATATTGGCTTGTAGAGAGAACATTTTTATACCGGTCTCAGCTAAAGTGGGTGGGAAATACTCAGAAGGGTCTCTACTAAGCAAATATGTGTAGTTTTGGAGAGGGATTGTGTCGTACATACCCAGCAGTTTTCTGTCTACAACCCAATGTGTATTCCATGTACAGTCTATTGCAGTGTATTGTATTGGAGGTTATAGTGGCGGTGGAGTGAAACGCCAGCAGCAGGCCATGAGACACAGTCCCCCTCCAAAACAACCATAATTGGTTAGTAGAGACCCTACAACAAATTACCATTTATTTTTTCAAAGAGGATTGCAATGCTGTGAAAAACAGTTGTACTGCACTagagtgcaaaaaaaaaaaaaatcgatatTCCCAAAGTCTTTGCAGGGGGGACTCTTACTGTAAAGTGAAAAAATCCGCGATCCTAATAGCATAATATCCTGCTGCTAGGAGAACGGTAATAAACAACacggtgttgttgttgtggtgccGCTGCAGGTCTGGCCAGCTCGATGTCCCTCTACCGGTAGGGCTGGCGCCATTCTTATTGGCTCAGCAGTGGCTCTAAACAACAAACACTTGCATTCTGTTACCCAAATAGCACAGTCGTATTTCTGTTTCTGTAGCAGATGCTGTGGAACCGTACTGGTGTTGATGTTATAGGTATGTAACAGCTCAACTTGTGACAGAAGAGCTCCGATGTAAACTAGAGAACTCTAAAACAGACCGGGGCGACGACTTCCTGCAATACTCCGTTGTTGCTATGCAACCTGTCAACAACAAACAGAGTCGCTAGCCGCCAGGCATGTCGTCGGGTTACTCGGCTAATCAGGTAAAAATGACAACATTCATTCAATAAAAACAcactttttgtttattttttgttattGTGTAGAGCAGTAAACATGTGCTGTTGTGTGTTTTAGTATGAAAATGCTTTCAACTCGAAGAAACTGCAAAATTGGACCGTGCCAAAGCATTTCAAGGAGGTAACTTACAGTACCTAGCCAACGTTAAGTGCTGTTTGTGAATTGTGCAAGACAAATATGCAAATAGTGTTACTTTCTCTCCATGAGTTGAACTTAGTTGAAAtcgactgtgtgggtgtgtgtgtgtgtgtgtgtgtgtgtgtgtgtgtatagaggcCCTCAGCGGCAGAGGGTCACACCATCTTCATCGCCAGTGACCGCGGACATCTCTTACCAGGAGTGAAGGCTAAGGTTAGTGAacaacacacatgcatgcacacacacacacactgagacctgTACATGCATGTATATTTATGTGCTTATGGATGTCTGTCTGTGCTtaattatgtgtgtgtgcgtgtagcgCGGCAGTGCGTGGCCAGATTTTAAGGGGACATGGGAGCTGCCTGCTCGTCTCCCTCCTGCCTCCATCAACCCCACGGCTCGCTCTGAGGAGGGCAGACagcgtctcacacacacatacacacactcacacacacactccagactggacatccacacacacagggctgccaAAACCACCACCACACCAGCCGCAGACGGTCAGACGGAAGAGGATCAGGTTAgacacactctctcctctcctctcttctcctttatgctcccccctcctttatcctctcctctctcctctatcctatcctctcctttatcctatcctctcctctcctttatccTCTCcagtcttctcctctcccctcctttatcctctcctctcctttatcctctcctctcttctcctttatcCTCTCcagtcttctcctctcccctcctttatcttctcctctcctttatcctctcctctcctttatcctctcctctcctttatcctatcctctcttctcctttatcctctcctctcttctactttatcctctcctctcttctttatcctctcctctcccctcctttatcctctcctctcctctcccctcctttatcctctcctctcctttatcctctcccctcctttatcctctcttctcctttatcCCCTCTTCTCatttatcctctctcctctcctttgttctcctctcttctcttttatGCTCCTCTTCTCCTTAatgatctcctctcctcttttctcccctatcctctctcctcctctcccctatcctctcctctcttttcctttaTGCTCTCACCtactcttctgtctcctctcatctcttctcttttcttctccctcATTCTCTTTGTTCCACATACAGACCTGCAATGCCCCAACTTCAGAGAGACCAGTCACAGGAGAAAGACCAGTCACCGGACAATCAGGTCGTGGGGAGAGACCTTTGACTCaagcctcagagagagagagagcagtctcccaccctgacacacagcaagaggagagagtagcCACTAGAGGGAACACCtcggctggagagagaacagttagccagggagagagagaaccctCTTCAGCTGCCCAAGAGAATCACACAATAGGTTGACAAGTAAACATATCtacctccccatctctctttctctctcctctctctctccatctttctctcgaGCAGTCTCACACCCAGAATATATTTAGTTTCCTGATGTCCTGAGTGCTTTTAGTTTACTGATGTACACTAACAGAATCATACAACATTAAAACTCTGTAAAACCATTTCCTGTGCGTGTGTCAGGATCGGTTGTGTTGGAGGAAAACAGTgaaacaccttaccactgctacacctgtttatcagcggagccttgtctgtcAGCGAAACatttcattcagcctcatttactgcctttaaaaaaaacatagctgacttGTGGCTGACTTGCTTTAAAAAATGTTGTTTCTACTGATAATTGAGATgtgcaaactatggcataagggtacgacaagcggataagaggcaatccgtaatttcaattaagacattaatgagcgagctaggatggacgtagtcaatataactatttgttcagcacttttgaaatgtacagcaacagaattcagaacatgggccgttcttacagtgatctccctgtacaccaagtcagaaccgtaggataaata contains these protein-coding regions:
- the cfap126 gene encoding protein Flattop, with protein sequence MSSGYSANQYENAFNSKKLQNWTVPKHFKERPSAAEGHTIFIASDRGHLLPGVKAKRGSAWPDFKGTWELPARLPPASINPTARSEEGRQRLTHTYTHSHTHSRLDIHTHRAAKTTTTPAADGQTEEDQTCNAPTSERPVTGERPVTGQSGRGERPLTQASERERAVSHPDTQQEERVATRGNTSAGERTVSQGEREPSSAAQENHTIG